One region of Flavobacterium sp. GSB-24 genomic DNA includes:
- a CDS encoding RidA family protein — translation MEKRTINPWKWQDARSYVQAVEVSNVKGTLYVSGQTAIDDNGVSSDADMRTQLIQAIENLEKVINEADYELKNIVKLNIYTTESTSLFENFDVLQNWIQNNEIKQSSTVLEVKTLFETLKVELEATVVK, via the coding sequence ATGGAAAAACGAACAATAAATCCTTGGAAATGGCAGGACGCCAGAAGCTATGTTCAAGCTGTAGAAGTGAGTAACGTAAAAGGAACTTTGTATGTTTCTGGTCAAACGGCTATTGATGATAATGGCGTTTCTAGTGATGCTGATATGCGTACTCAATTGATACAAGCAATCGAAAATTTAGAAAAAGTAATTAATGAAGCTGATTACGAATTAAAAAATATTGTTAAACTTAATATCTATACAACAGAAAGTACTTCGTTATTTGAAAATTTCGATGTTTTACAAAATTGGATTCAGAATAACGAAATAAAACAATCGAGTACAGTTCTGGAAGTAAAAACTCTTTTTGAAACTTTAAAAGTCGAACTTGAGGCAACTGTAGTAAAGTAG
- a CDS encoding Crp/Fnr family transcriptional regulator, whose product MNNPEQFLKAHIEKVVPLADDEAAFIISHFELKTFQKGQFIIEEGNEVSDVYFVISGLVKLVYEDKDAKKHIVSFAMEDWWETDFHAFYTKSKATLSLECIEDTIVYSLSLENFEKLCSEIQKMERFFLRKSIAGHIGSQTRILSFLTSNARERYEQLLLKNPALLQRVPKSSLASYIGVSRETLSRLF is encoded by the coding sequence ATGAATAATCCAGAGCAATTTTTAAAAGCGCATATTGAGAAAGTAGTTCCATTAGCGGATGATGAAGCTGCTTTTATTATATCTCATTTTGAGTTAAAAACTTTTCAAAAAGGCCAATTTATTATAGAAGAAGGAAATGAAGTTTCAGATGTATATTTTGTAATTTCTGGATTAGTCAAATTAGTTTATGAAGACAAAGATGCCAAGAAACATATCGTTTCTTTTGCAATGGAAGACTGGTGGGAAACCGACTTTCATGCTTTTTATACCAAAAGTAAAGCAACACTATCCTTAGAATGTATTGAAGACACAATTGTGTATAGCCTTTCTTTGGAAAACTTCGAAAAACTTTGTTCGGAAATACAGAAAATGGAGCGTTTTTTTCTCCGAAAATCTATTGCAGGTCATATTGGATCACAAACAAGAATATTGTCATTTCTAACTTCAAATGCACGCGAAAGATACGAACAGTTACTGCTCAAAAATCCAGCTTTGCTGCAGCGTGTTCCTAAAAGCTCTTTAGCCTCTTATATTGGTGTTTCGCGCGAGACGCTGAGCCGTTTATTTTAA
- a CDS encoding SIMPL domain-containing protein (The SIMPL domain is named for its presence in mouse protein SIMPL (signalling molecule that associates with mouse pelle-like kinase). Bacterial member BP26, from Brucella, was shown to assemble into a channel-like structure, while YggE from E. coli has been associated with resistance to oxidative stress.) — MKKLVLFLTIMFMTMSYGQEIKQVPLINVNGEGKVKVAPDQVCISASVETKGNNAKDVKKQNDEKMDAVLKFIKKMNIPTADFKTKQVALNPQYDYEKKKTSYNATQTVEIIVKDLSKYDELMEGLVQQGINRIDRVSFESSKLAQYQSEARKLAMKDAKVKAEEYVSVLGQKVGKAFTISDNSQIYTPRPMYAAMKSMEMDAAGASNETLAIGEIEITANVSVSFVLD, encoded by the coding sequence ATGAAAAAACTAGTATTATTTTTAACAATCATGTTTATGACTATGTCTTACGGCCAGGAAATCAAACAAGTACCTCTAATCAACGTGAACGGAGAAGGAAAAGTAAAAGTAGCGCCTGATCAGGTTTGTATTTCAGCTTCGGTTGAAACAAAAGGGAATAATGCTAAAGACGTTAAAAAACAAAACGACGAAAAGATGGATGCTGTTTTAAAATTCATCAAAAAAATGAATATCCCAACGGCAGATTTCAAAACCAAACAAGTTGCTCTTAATCCGCAGTACGATTATGAGAAAAAGAAAACTTCTTATAACGCAACTCAGACTGTAGAAATTATTGTAAAAGATTTGTCTAAATATGACGAATTAATGGAAGGTTTAGTACAGCAGGGAATCAATCGTATTGACAGAGTTTCTTTTGAGTCATCTAAATTAGCACAATACCAATCTGAAGCTAGAAAATTAGCGATGAAAGATGCTAAAGTGAAAGCAGAAGAATATGTTTCTGTTTTAGGACAAAAAGTAGGCAAAGCTTTTACAATTTCAGATAACTCTCAGATTTATACTCCGAGACCAATGTATGCAGCAATGAAATCAATGGAGATGGATGCAGCTGGAGCTTCAAACGAAACTTTGGCAATAGGCGAAATCGAAATTACTGCAAATGTAAGTGTGAGTTTTGTTTTAGACTAA
- a CDS encoding rhomboid family intramembrane serine protease produces the protein MNIILAGIIVANAVISYKGFNDLSFFRKYEFHVGSIRSGEQIRMLSSGFLHVDMMHLIFNMLTLYFFAPVVIGWLSTFSFILIYFGSLIFGNLLTMLFHKNDYSYRAVGASGAVTGVLYSAILLQPDMMLGIFFIIPMPAYIFGILYLLYSIYGMRAKNDNIGHTAHFGGAIGGYLITLIKQPSLFTDQTLMVILLAIPILILFAMAKLGKL, from the coding sequence ATGAATATCATTTTAGCAGGGATTATCGTTGCCAACGCTGTTATTAGTTACAAAGGTTTTAATGATCTTTCTTTTTTTAGAAAATACGAATTTCATGTAGGAAGTATTCGTTCGGGCGAACAAATTAGAATGCTGTCTTCTGGATTTCTGCATGTAGATATGATGCATTTAATATTTAATATGCTGACACTTTACTTTTTTGCACCAGTGGTTATAGGCTGGCTTAGTACCTTCTCTTTTATTCTTATTTATTTCGGAAGTTTAATTTTCGGAAATCTTCTTACCATGTTATTTCATAAAAATGATTACAGTTATCGCGCTGTTGGTGCTTCGGGAGCTGTAACAGGAGTTTTGTATTCTGCTATATTGCTGCAGCCTGACATGATGCTGGGAATATTTTTTATAATTCCGATGCCCGCATATATTTTTGGAATCTTATATTTATTGTATTCTATTTACGGAATGCGCGCCAAAAATGACAACATTGGACATACAGCACACTTTGGAGGCGCTATAGGCGGTTATTTAATTACATTGATCAAACAGCCTTCTTTATTTACAGATCAAACCCTAATGGTAATCCTGCTTGCGATTCCGATTTTGATACTTTTTGCAATGGCAAAATTGGGAAAATTATAA
- a CDS encoding lysophospholipid acyltransferase family protein, whose product MQFLVYILAYPLLWLISILPFRLFYLFSDFVYFLVYRVIGYRKKVVRENLALTLPHLSDAERKDIEKKFYKHMCDMFLEMIKTMSISPEEMEKRFHVTNIDLVLDYAKKGKSVILVASHYASYEWLLTINPKLGFQGIAVYKKLANPYFDKLVRKIRSKYNTEMIETRKAIPTMAQNQRNGILSMYGLASDQSPKLDRIFHSMKFMGVEVPVHTGAEMLAKKYDLAVIMVKVKKVRRGYYEATFLSLADNPKDFEDFEITEMYLKEVEKQILETPEFYLWTHKRWKHRVQ is encoded by the coding sequence ATGCAGTTTCTCGTTTATATTCTAGCCTATCCTTTGCTTTGGCTAATCTCTATACTTCCTTTTCGATTATTTTACTTATTCTCAGATTTTGTATATTTTCTAGTGTACAGAGTTATAGGATATCGTAAAAAAGTTGTTCGTGAGAACCTAGCGCTTACTTTACCACATTTAAGTGACGCTGAAAGAAAAGATATCGAGAAAAAATTCTACAAACATATGTGCGATATGTTTTTAGAAATGATTAAAACCATGAGTATTTCTCCAGAAGAAATGGAAAAAAGATTTCATGTAACCAATATTGATCTCGTTTTAGATTATGCTAAAAAAGGAAAAAGCGTAATTCTTGTTGCTTCACATTATGCAAGTTACGAATGGCTTTTAACCATTAATCCAAAACTTGGATTTCAAGGAATTGCTGTTTATAAAAAATTGGCCAATCCGTATTTTGATAAATTGGTTCGAAAAATTCGTTCTAAATACAATACCGAAATGATTGAAACCAGAAAAGCAATTCCGACAATGGCACAAAACCAGCGCAATGGGATTTTAAGCATGTATGGTTTGGCAAGTGATCAATCTCCTAAATTGGATAGAATTTTCCATTCAATGAAATTTATGGGAGTGGAAGTTCCTGTACACACAGGCGCTGAAATGCTGGCTAAAAAATATGATCTTGCGGTTATAATGGTAAAGGTAAAAAAAGTAAGAAGAGGATATTATGAAGCAACTTTTCTTTCTCTTGCTGATAATCCGAAAGATTTTGAAGATTTTGAAATTACAGAAATGTATTTAAAAGAAGTCGAAAAGCAAATTCTTGAAACACCAGAATTTTATTTATGGACACATAAAAGATGGAAACATCGAGTTCAATAA
- a CDS encoding glycosyl hydrolase, whose product MIKKLLFTVLLLFLNLSISAQSPKRGIAYGYHSEADMLALKPGLSWWYNWSPEPDAALNANYESLGVEFVPMAWGKISDAEVQTFINKIKPGAKYLLAFNEPNFTDGARLTPQEAVNAWPNIEKIAAAKNLEIVSASPAYNGPNNYGGYQDPVVWHNQFFQLCPNCKVDYIAFHTYDDTAGSVIGVTGLLKKFNRPLWITEFANRVIQSAADKTAFMKTILTNFENDPDIFRYSWYTGRVNPTWTDMLEGQLLSGTSGVLRPIGTEYINVPYTTKKITVPGRVVANKHYRRKGTGLQATLDSNTGQNVCFINDGDWNEFMLNVPDAGTYNLTFRVASPVNTGKFDILINDVIVKTDETFPPTGDWQTYGDKVVNGVALPKGEVYLKIKFKSNDINFNYIDVIAANLGVGESELEKNSFTVYPNPIKNQSILHIKSAETESVKLKIVDMNGNTVFSSDAYFTNQDIKIGDKLPRGVYIVNAVYGKIEKSIKIIKN is encoded by the coding sequence ATGATCAAAAAATTACTATTTACAGTTTTATTACTGTTTCTAAATCTCAGCATTTCTGCTCAAAGTCCCAAACGAGGTATTGCTTACGGATATCATTCAGAAGCAGATATGCTGGCCTTAAAACCAGGACTTTCTTGGTGGTACAATTGGTCGCCAGAACCTGATGCGGCTTTAAACGCAAATTATGAATCACTTGGAGTTGAGTTTGTCCCAATGGCATGGGGAAAAATCAGCGATGCAGAAGTTCAGACTTTCATCAATAAAATAAAACCAGGAGCGAAATATCTTCTCGCTTTTAACGAACCAAATTTCACCGACGGCGCAAGATTAACACCACAAGAAGCTGTTAATGCTTGGCCAAATATTGAAAAAATTGCTGCTGCAAAAAACCTTGAAATTGTAAGCGCATCTCCAGCTTATAACGGTCCAAACAATTATGGCGGTTATCAAGATCCTGTTGTTTGGCACAATCAGTTTTTTCAATTATGTCCAAACTGCAAAGTCGATTATATTGCTTTTCACACGTATGATGATACTGCAGGTTCTGTAATTGGTGTTACGGGACTTTTAAAGAAATTCAATCGTCCGCTTTGGATTACTGAATTTGCCAATAGAGTTATTCAAAGTGCTGCTGATAAAACAGCTTTTATGAAAACTATTTTAACCAATTTTGAAAATGATCCCGACATTTTCCGTTACTCATGGTACACCGGAAGAGTAAATCCTACTTGGACAGATATGTTAGAAGGACAATTATTAAGTGGCACAAGCGGTGTTCTACGACCAATTGGAACTGAATATATCAATGTCCCTTATACAACAAAAAAAATAACTGTTCCAGGCCGTGTTGTAGCAAACAAACACTATAGAAGAAAAGGAACCGGCTTACAAGCCACGTTAGACTCTAACACGGGGCAAAATGTTTGTTTTATCAATGATGGAGACTGGAACGAATTTATGCTAAATGTTCCTGATGCTGGAACATATAATTTGACTTTTAGAGTTGCATCACCCGTTAACACTGGAAAATTTGATATACTTATAAATGATGTAATTGTTAAAACAGACGAAACATTTCCGCCAACTGGCGACTGGCAGACTTATGGAGACAAAGTTGTAAACGGAGTTGCATTACCAAAAGGTGAAGTTTACTTGAAAATAAAATTCAAATCAAACGATATCAATTTTAATTATATTGATGTTATTGCCGCTAATCTTGGTGTTGGAGAATCTGAACTGGAAAAAAACAGTTTTACAGTTTATCCAAATCCAATAAAAAATCAGTCTATTCTTCATATCAAATCTGCAGAAACTGAATCAGTAAAATTAAAAATTGTGGATATGAATGGAAATACCGTTTTTTCTTCAGATGCTTATTTTACTAATCAGGATATCAAAATTGGAGATAAACTTCCAAGAGGGGTTTATATTGTAAATGCTGTTTATGGTAAAATTGAAAAATCAATTAAGATTATTAAAAACTAA
- the glmM gene encoding phosphoglucosamine mutase translates to MTLIKSISGIRGTIGGKVGDNLTPVDAVKFASAYGTFLKNNISKDKLTVVIGRDARISGPMIHNLVVNTLIGLGINVIDLGLSTTPTVEVAVPLEKADGGIILTASHNPKQWNALKLLNAKGEFLSGADGAKILEIAEAEAFDFSDVDSLGEIIPNDAYMDIHIDEVLNLPLVDIEAVKEAKFKVVVDGVNSSGGIIIPKLLKQMGVEVVELYCEPNGHFPHNPEPLKEHLTDISELVVKENAHLGIVVDPDVDRLAFISEDGEMFGEEYTLVACADYVLSKTPGNTVSNMSSSRALRDVTANHNGSYEASAVGEVNVVELMKKNNAVIGGEGNGGIIYPELHYGRDSLVGVALFLTHLANKKMSVSALRASYPEYYMSKNKIELTPQIDVDAILTQMTEKYKNEDISTIDGVKIDFATEWVHLRKSNTEPIIRIYTEAPSQDAADKLALRIIDEIKIIAGI, encoded by the coding sequence ATGACTCTAATAAAATCTATTTCTGGAATCCGTGGGACGATCGGAGGAAAAGTAGGAGATAATTTAACTCCTGTTGATGCGGTAAAATTTGCGTCGGCATACGGAACTTTCTTAAAAAATAATATTTCTAAAGATAAATTGACAGTTGTAATTGGTCGCGATGCCAGAATTTCTGGGCCAATGATTCACAACTTAGTAGTAAATACTTTAATTGGTTTAGGGATCAATGTAATCGATCTTGGACTTTCGACAACTCCAACGGTTGAAGTTGCCGTACCTTTGGAAAAAGCCGATGGCGGAATTATTTTAACGGCGTCGCATAATCCAAAACAATGGAATGCTTTAAAATTATTAAATGCAAAAGGAGAATTTTTAAGCGGTGCAGATGGTGCAAAAATCCTTGAAATTGCTGAAGCTGAAGCTTTTGATTTTTCGGATGTTGATAGTTTAGGTGAAATTATACCAAACGATGCTTACATGGATATTCATATTGATGAAGTTTTAAACTTACCATTGGTAGATATCGAAGCGGTAAAAGAAGCTAAATTTAAAGTGGTTGTAGATGGTGTAAATTCTTCTGGAGGCATTATTATTCCAAAACTTCTTAAGCAAATGGGAGTTGAAGTGGTAGAATTATACTGTGAACCAAATGGACATTTCCCTCACAATCCAGAGCCTTTAAAAGAGCATTTAACTGATATTTCTGAATTGGTTGTAAAAGAAAATGCACATTTAGGAATTGTTGTCGATCCAGATGTTGACCGTTTGGCTTTTATCAGCGAAGATGGCGAAATGTTTGGTGAAGAATATACGTTGGTTGCCTGTGCAGATTATGTTTTGAGTAAAACTCCAGGAAACACAGTTTCAAACATGTCGTCTTCTCGCGCATTGCGTGATGTAACTGCAAATCATAACGGAAGTTACGAAGCAAGTGCAGTAGGAGAGGTGAATGTTGTTGAATTGATGAAGAAAAACAATGCTGTAATTGGCGGTGAAGGTAACGGCGGAATTATCTATCCTGAATTGCATTACGGACGTGATAGTTTGGTTGGAGTTGCTTTGTTCTTAACGCATTTGGCTAATAAAAAAATGTCGGTTTCTGCATTGAGAGCTTCTTATCCAGAATATTATATGAGCAAAAATAAAATTGAATTAACACCGCAGATTGATGTTGATGCCATTTTAACTCAAATGACAGAGAAATATAAAAACGAAGATATTTCGACAATTGATGGTGTGAAAATTGATTTTGCAACAGAATGGGTTCATTTAAGAAAATCAAATACAGAACCAATTATCCGTATTTATACAGAAGCACCTTCTCAAGATGCTGCAGATAAACTTGCTCTTCGTATTATTGATGAGATTAAAATAATAGCTGGAATCTAA
- a CDS encoding acyl carrier protein phosphodiesterase encodes MNFLAHIYLSGENDLIKIGNFMADGIRGKQFEHFPEDVQKGILLHRFIDTYTDSHHIFRKSTKRLHDRYHHYSGVIVDIVYDHFLAKNWSNYSEEKLESFINRFYNSLHDNYSILTEKTQGLMPYMIERNWLLSYRTTEGIHQILTQMDRRSKNISKMQYAIEELNEFYDEFEEEFTSFFEEIKIQAKAKLLSL; translated from the coding sequence ATGAATTTCTTAGCCCACATATATCTTTCTGGAGAAAATGATTTGATCAAAATTGGAAATTTTATGGCCGATGGAATTCGCGGGAAACAATTTGAGCATTTTCCCGAAGATGTCCAAAAAGGAATTTTACTGCATCGATTCATTGATACTTATACCGATTCTCACCATATTTTCAGAAAAAGTACCAAACGCTTACACGATAGATACCACCATTATTCGGGAGTTATTGTAGATATCGTTTACGATCATTTTCTGGCCAAAAACTGGAGTAATTATTCGGAAGAAAAATTAGAAAGTTTTATTAATCGATTCTATAACTCTTTACATGACAATTATAGTATTTTGACCGAAAAAACACAAGGTCTAATGCCTTATATGATCGAAAGAAACTGGCTTTTAAGTTACAGGACTACAGAGGGGATTCACCAGATTCTAACGCAGATGGATCGAAGATCTAAAAACATTTCTAAAATGCAGTATGCGATAGAAGAACTTAATGAATTTTACGACGAATTTGAAGAAGAATTTACTTCATTTTTTGAAGAAATAAAAATACAAGCAAAAGCAAAATTGCTTTCTCTTTAA
- the ggt gene encoding gamma-glutamyltransferase, giving the protein MKKITLLIALIYISSNAQQVNTAPTGLVVTKAMVVSAREEASKIGSDIMKKGGNAFDAMVGTELALAVAFPFAGNIGGGGFMVYRKANGEVGSLDYREKAPLAATKDMFLDSQGNVIKGKSTETALAIGVPGTIAGVFAVHKKYGTMPISKILEPVIALAERGVVVTKKQEKSLKDYHESIVKINGETSLLSGNFKENDTIKYPALAKTLKRIQKKGRNEFYKGETAKILVDYLQKKGGIITLQDLAKYEAKWRKPLQFTYKDLKITSMSPPSSGGICLAQILKMLEPYDLAKMGHNTAESIQVIVEAERRAYADRSFFLGDPDFVKIPIKELLDKNYLQNRMASFNPEKATLSSEIKEGKVNYAESTETTHYSIVDQFGNAIAATTTLNDGYGSKYYCDELGFFLNNEMDDFSAKPGSPNMFGLVGNEANSIAPQKRMLSSMTPTIVEKDGKLFMVVGTPGGSTIITSVLQTILNVYEYNLSMQEAVNAPRFHHQWLPDLITFEPSTFETKTIDKLKAKNYLINEKPTPIIGKVDAILVLPNKSLEGGADFRGDDTAVGF; this is encoded by the coding sequence ATGAAAAAAATTACGCTTTTAATAGCTCTTATTTATATTAGCAGCAATGCACAGCAGGTAAATACAGCACCAACAGGATTAGTTGTCACAAAAGCAATGGTCGTTTCTGCACGTGAAGAAGCGTCTAAAATTGGTTCCGATATTATGAAAAAAGGCGGTAATGCTTTTGATGCCATGGTAGGAACCGAATTAGCCCTGGCAGTTGCATTTCCCTTTGCTGGAAATATTGGCGGCGGCGGATTTATGGTGTATCGAAAAGCAAATGGAGAAGTTGGTTCTTTAGATTACCGCGAAAAAGCACCGTTGGCAGCAACAAAAGATATGTTTCTGGACAGCCAAGGAAATGTTATAAAAGGAAAAAGCACTGAAACAGCTCTTGCTATTGGTGTTCCTGGAACTATTGCCGGAGTTTTTGCTGTACATAAAAAGTACGGAACAATGCCAATTTCTAAAATTCTAGAACCTGTAATTGCTCTTGCAGAAAGAGGAGTTGTTGTGACCAAAAAACAAGAAAAAAGTTTAAAAGATTATCACGAAAGTATTGTAAAAATAAACGGCGAAACTTCTCTTTTGTCTGGAAATTTTAAAGAGAATGATACTATTAAATATCCAGCTTTAGCTAAGACTTTAAAAAGAATTCAGAAAAAAGGAAGAAATGAATTCTACAAAGGCGAAACGGCTAAAATTCTTGTAGATTATCTTCAAAAAAAAGGCGGTATTATTACCCTGCAGGATTTAGCGAAATATGAAGCCAAATGGAGAAAACCACTTCAATTTACTTATAAAGATTTAAAAATTACTTCGATGTCACCTCCTAGCAGCGGAGGAATCTGTCTGGCACAAATTTTAAAAATGCTGGAGCCATACGATTTAGCAAAAATGGGACATAATACAGCTGAATCTATTCAGGTTATTGTAGAAGCTGAAAGAAGAGCATATGCCGACCGCAGTTTCTTTTTAGGAGATCCAGATTTTGTAAAAATTCCGATTAAAGAATTATTAGATAAAAATTATTTACAGAATAGAATGGCTAGTTTCAATCCAGAAAAAGCCACTTTATCTTCTGAAATAAAAGAAGGAAAAGTAAATTATGCCGAAAGTACAGAAACCACCCATTACTCTATTGTAGACCAATTCGGAAATGCAATTGCTGCTACTACAACATTAAATGATGGTTATGGATCAAAATATTATTGTGATGAATTGGGTTTCTTCTTAAATAATGAAATGGACGATTTCAGCGCTAAACCGGGTTCTCCTAATATGTTTGGCTTAGTTGGAAATGAAGCCAACAGCATTGCACCGCAAAAACGCATGTTAAGTTCAATGACACCGACAATTGTAGAGAAAGACGGAAAATTATTTATGGTTGTAGGAACTCCTGGAGGTTCAACCATTATTACTTCTGTTTTACAAACTATTTTAAATGTTTACGAATATAATTTGAGTATGCAGGAAGCTGTAAATGCACCACGTTTCCATCATCAGTGGCTTCCCGATTTAATTACTTTTGAACCTAGTACCTTCGAAACAAAAACAATTGACAAGCTTAAAGCTAAAAATTATCTAATCAACGAAAAACCAACTCCTATCATCGGAAAAGTGGATGCAATTTTAGTTCTTCCAAATAAAAGTCTTGAAGGCGGAGCTGATTTTCGTGGAGATGATACTGCCGTTGGTTTTTAA
- a CDS encoding chloride channel protein has translation MLKKYFRRLESIIALAQSLMTPKQFIFLSSVLIGISCSLAVIVLKTFAHSVFSFATYINGILKLSFINSILPIVGILLTVFVVKKVLNGSIQKGTSQILYAVAKKASIIPRKQMYAQIVTSSLTVGLGGSAGLESPIVITGAAFGSNFAQNYKLPYKDRTLLIGCGVAAGISAAFNAPIAGVLFAIEVLLVDVSISAFTPIMISAATGALVSAIVLDETILLSFKKQETFDFHNIPFYVVLGVLTGLVAIYYSRNFQRVEHYFSKQQINPYKKALIGSSLLALLIFIFPTLFGEGYESIKTLSETDPGKLLDNTLFADFRNNQWVLLLFVGATMMVKVFASGLTIGSGGNGGNFAPSLFLGSYLGYFFSKFITLIGLSKLPITNFTMVGMAGILSGLFHAPLTAIFLIAEITGGYGLMIPLMIVSSISFAISKRYEKYSLDVKGLAKKGHAFTSNKDSNILSTLDIDTIIQCDYLTVHPDENLSKLVDLISHSNQVVFAVVNNDKDLVGVVHFNDIREIIFNAYRVKYTQIKDVMKTPAATISSFDSMEIVMSKFEKSKSAFLPVLRNGKYHGFISKSIALEAYRTKLRSMTIE, from the coding sequence ATGCTAAAAAAATATTTCAGAAGACTCGAAAGCATAATTGCTTTGGCGCAATCGTTAATGACTCCAAAGCAGTTTATTTTTTTATCAAGTGTTTTAATTGGGATTTCATGCTCTTTAGCAGTAATCGTTTTAAAAACTTTTGCTCACAGCGTATTTTCTTTTGCCACTTACATCAACGGAATTTTAAAACTAAGTTTCATTAATAGTATTCTGCCAATTGTTGGTATTTTACTGACGGTTTTTGTGGTTAAAAAAGTACTTAACGGATCTATACAAAAAGGGACTTCACAGATACTTTATGCTGTTGCAAAAAAAGCCAGCATTATTCCGAGAAAACAGATGTATGCTCAGATTGTTACCAGTTCCTTAACCGTTGGTTTGGGAGGTTCTGCAGGTTTAGAAAGTCCGATTGTGATTACTGGAGCTGCATTTGGTTCAAATTTCGCTCAAAATTACAAACTGCCGTACAAAGACAGAACTTTATTAATTGGCTGTGGCGTTGCGGCTGGAATTTCAGCTGCTTTTAATGCTCCAATTGCTGGAGTTCTTTTTGCTATTGAAGTTTTACTGGTAGATGTTAGTATTTCTGCATTTACACCCATTATGATTTCTGCTGCAACAGGTGCATTAGTTTCCGCAATTGTTTTAGATGAAACGATTCTTTTGAGTTTTAAAAAGCAAGAAACGTTCGATTTTCATAATATTCCTTTTTACGTTGTTTTAGGTGTTCTTACGGGATTAGTTGCTATTTATTATTCTCGAAATTTTCAGAGAGTTGAGCATTATTTTTCCAAGCAGCAGATTAATCCATACAAAAAAGCGTTAATTGGTTCATCGCTTTTAGCGTTACTAATTTTTATTTTTCCAACGTTGTTTGGTGAAGGATATGAAAGCATCAAAACTTTGTCTGAAACAGATCCTGGAAAACTATTAGACAATACTTTGTTTGCAGATTTTAGAAATAACCAATGGGTTTTGCTGCTATTTGTGGGAGCAACAATGATGGTTAAAGTTTTTGCTTCAGGATTAACTATTGGAAGTGGTGGAAATGGAGGAAACTTTGCTCCTTCTCTATTTTTAGGTTCGTATTTGGGTTATTTCTTTTCTAAATTTATAACACTTATCGGTTTATCAAAACTTCCTATCACCAATTTTACGATGGTCGGAATGGCTGGAATTTTGAGTGGTTTATTTCATGCTCCTTTGACCGCTATTTTCTTGATTGCAGAAATAACAGGAGGTTACGGATTAATGATTCCGCTTATGATAGTTTCTTCTATTAGTTTTGCGATTTCTAAACGTTATGAAAAATATTCGCTTGACGTAAAAGGATTAGCGAAAAAAGGTCACGCCTTTACCAGTAATAAAGACTCTAATATTCTTTCAACTTTAGATATCGACACCATCATTCAATGTGATTATTTAACCGTTCATCCCGATGAAAATTTAAGTAAATTGGTCGATCTTATTTCGCATTCTAATCAAGTCGTTTTCGCAGTTGTTAACAATGATAAAGATTTAGTCGGCGTTGTACATTTTAATGATATTAGAGAAATTATTTTCAATGCTTACCGCGTAAAATATACCCAGATTAAAGATGTAATGAAAACGCCAGCTGCAACCATTTCTTCGTTTGACAGTATGGAAATCGTGATGAGTAAATTTGAAAAATCGAAATCGGCATTTCTTCCTGTTTTAAGAAACGGCAAATATCACGGCTTCATTTCCAAATCAATAGCACTTGAAGCTTATAGAACAAAACTTCGTTCTATGACGATTGAATAA